CCAGCGGCGTTTCCTTCGTGGTCAGGAATCCCATCGACATCACCTTGAGGCCGTGCGCCGCGACCGGCTCAAGGACTCCATGCAGGCTCCCCGCCAGGCTATGGTCGCGCAGGCCAAGCATTCCCGGCACCGACGGGCCGTAGACGTCGATGTCCAGAATCCCGACGCGCGCGCCAGCCCGCGCGCAGGCGAACGCCAGGTTCACCGCCACCGTTGACTTGCCGACGCCGCCCTTGCCGCTCGCGACTGCGACAATCTGCTTCACCTGCGCCAGCGCGGCGGGCGTCGTCTGGGACTCGAGCGCCGGCAGCCGCGGCACCTCCCACGCCGTCTTGATATCGACGTCATCGACGCCGTCGAGCGCCAGCAGCGCCTCGCGGCACTGCCCCGCCAGCGCGTCGCCGTGCGGGGACGCGGGCGACGGCAGCCGCAGCGTGAAGCGCACGCGGCTGCCGCTAGCGGTCAGCCCGCGCACGTAGCCCAAGCTGATGACGTCCCGCTTCAGCAGCGGGTCTCTGACTGCGCGCAGCGCTTCTTCGGCTCCCATGGGCGGCACCACGGGACGTCCGTTGTATTTGGAGTTTTTCGTCAAAATGCTGATAATGACTGCGCGTTACGGCACAATGTTCTTTTTCGTCAACATTTTGCGTCCGGCGGTGCCACGGGCGCCGCCGGGCAGAAAAGGTTGGTTGACGGCGATCCCAGATTCCCGTGGGCTCTCGCACCACAGTACCGCCAGAAACGCTGGTGGACTTAACTTCCGTGTTCGGAATGGGAACGGGTGAACCCCACCGCTATGGCCGTCAGACCATCGGCTCGACCTTGGGGGGGTATTTAGAATTTAGCGCCCGGCGCCCGCTGGCATCCGCATTTCAGGCTTCGGCGGCCGCTTCGCGCACCTGCCGGATGCGCTCGGAAGCTTCGCGGCGGGCGATGCGCTCCTGCCGCCGCGACTCGACGCGCTCCATGATGAGCTTCATGTACATCGCGTCGTGCTCCATCAGCGGCGAGTCGGAAATCATGATAACGTTGTAGTCGTTCTCGAGGATTACCTCGGCCAGATGCTCGAACTTGATTTCGCCCCGCTTGACCGGAGCGTAGTGCCGCTCGTTGCCGTCGACGTCGAACTCGACTCCCGAGAAGTGGCAGTAGAACTTGTCGAGCCCGAGGTTGGCCTCGAAGAAGTCGAAGACGCGCTTGAAGCTCTCGCGGTCATTGAGCCAGCGGTTACCGCGTGCGTGGAGGTGCGGCCAGTTGATAATCGGCACCAGCCCGCGCACTCGCTGGCAGAGCTCGGTGATTTCGCGCAACGTGCCGAACAGGTCGGGTCGCCCCGAGAGCTCGACACCGATGCGCGGGCGGAAGTTGTGCTGCAGGTAGTGGTTGCGCAGCTCACGGAAGGCTGGCACCAGCGCCTCGATCGCCTCGCGCGAGGAGAAGTCATGGTAGGGGCCGATGTGAGTGACGATAGTGCGCGCGCCAATCTTCGTCCCGATTTCACCGGCGAACTGCAGGAACTTGCTCGACTTGTTACGCATGTAGCCATTGCCAAGGAAATCCATGTAGTAGGGCGCGTGGATTGCCATGTAGATGTCGAGCGAGTGGGCAATCTCGCCCAGCTCCTCGAAGTCATCCAGTTCGACGACCGCGCGGCCGCGCACCAGCTGGATTTCCATCGCGTGCAGTCCCAGCGCGTGGATATCCTCGATGCCGTCGCGGACGGTGCGTCCCTTGCACGAGAGCGGTATCCCCGCCGGCCCGAAGCGAATCATGGTTCGGCCCGCAAACCGGGGTTCTATTTTACCTGTTGGCCGTTTTATAACGGAGCGCCGACTGCCGCGGCCGTGAGCACCCCCGCACGGGAAGCGAAGTGGCAGCAGCGCTGGGACGCTGCGCGGCTCTTCGAGGCGGAGCCCGACCCCGGGCGCGAGAAATATTTCGTCACTTTCCCGTATCCCTACGTCAACGGCTACCCGCACCTGGGGCACGGCTTCACGCTCCTGCGCGCCGAGATGATGGCACGCTACCAGCGCATGCGCGGGCGCAACGTGCTGTGGCCCTTCGCATTCCACTGCACCGGCACCCCCATCGCCGCCGCGGCGCAGCGCGTTGCCGAGCAGGAACCGAGCCAGATGCGCGCGCTGGAGCAGATGGGCATCACCGGCGAGCTGGCGGAGTCGCTGGCGGAGCCGCAGGCGTGGTTCGAGCACTTTCCGGAGCGGTTCCAGCAGGACTTGCAGGCGCTGGGGCTGGCGGTCGACTGGCGCCG
This region of Candidatus Poseidoniia archaeon genomic DNA includes:
- a CDS encoding TIM barrel protein, with protein sequence MIRFGPAGIPLSCKGRTVRDGIEDIHALGLHAMEIQLVRGRAVVELDDFEELGEIAHSLDIYMAIHAPYYMDFLGNGYMRNKSSKFLQFAGEIGTKIGARTIVTHIGPYHDFSSREAIEALVPAFRELRNHYLQHNFRPRIGVELSGRPDLFGTLREITELCQRVRGLVPIINWPHLHARGNRWLNDRESFKRVFDFFEANLGLDKFYCHFSGVEFDVDGNERHYAPVKRGEIKFEHLAEVILENDYNVIMISDSPLMEHDAMYMKLIMERVESRRQERIARREASERIRQVREAAAEA